The following proteins are co-located in the Pseudomonas sp. ATCC 13867 genome:
- a CDS encoding LysR family transcriptional regulator: MDLRQLRYFIALNEHRSFVRAADAMGITQPAFSRSIQGLEQELGCRLVDRASKDLRPTPEGQVVLQHALSLVQGASNLSHAIAQLNKLDSGELRFGCGPAPAQKLVSDAVAQFVRRYPRLHIQFGVDNWERLARNLSREEIEFFVADIRHFEADPNFQTRPLRPRNGLFFCRQGHPLLAKESLSTNDLFAYPLAAALIPSSARKMLANLSGKIDVTTNIQCEDMASLVRIVSQTDAIGIAVEEAVGEPMRRGELVHLHFRNLPVNVDILQARCGIVTRTGDRLSAAARAMIELLVELDGEAA, translated from the coding sequence ATGGATCTGCGCCAGCTGCGCTACTTCATCGCCCTCAACGAACACCGGAGTTTCGTCCGTGCCGCCGACGCCATGGGCATCACCCAGCCGGCCTTCAGCCGCAGCATCCAGGGCCTGGAGCAGGAGCTGGGCTGCCGCCTGGTGGACCGCGCCAGCAAGGATCTGCGCCCTACCCCCGAGGGCCAGGTGGTGCTGCAGCACGCGCTGAGCCTGGTGCAGGGCGCGAGCAACCTGAGCCACGCCATCGCCCAGTTGAACAAGCTGGATTCCGGCGAGCTGCGCTTCGGCTGCGGTCCGGCGCCGGCGCAGAAACTGGTGTCGGATGCGGTGGCGCAGTTCGTTCGGCGCTACCCGCGCCTGCACATCCAGTTCGGGGTGGACAACTGGGAACGCCTGGCGCGCAACCTGAGCCGCGAGGAGATCGAATTCTTCGTCGCCGACATCCGCCACTTCGAAGCCGACCCCAACTTCCAGACCCGCCCGCTCAGGCCGCGCAACGGCCTGTTCTTCTGTCGCCAGGGGCACCCGCTGCTGGCCAAGGAGAGCCTCTCCACCAACGACCTGTTCGCCTACCCGCTGGCCGCCGCACTGATCCCCTCCAGCGCGCGCAAGATGCTGGCGAACCTCAGCGGCAAGATCGACGTCACCACCAACATCCAGTGCGAGGACATGGCTTCGCTGGTGCGCATCGTCAGCCAGACCGACGCCATCGGCATCGCCGTCGAGGAAGCGGTGGGCGAGCCGATGCGGCGTGGCGAGCTGGTGCACCTGCATTTTCGCAACCTGCCGGTCAACGTCGACATCCTCCAGGCCCGCTGCGGCATCGTCACCCGCACCGGCGACCGTCTCTCGGCGGCGGCGCGGGCGATGATCGAGCTGCTGGTGGAGTTGGATGGGGAGGCGGCGTGA
- a CDS encoding TonB-dependent receptor — MSSRQHFPSIAPRRLRAPDYAVVLLLALGGALPVLADEQDEDATTATPAATATKAEPAKADATLGKVTVTARRREEDSQKVPTPITVLGGETLESQRIYKVQDLQQVLPSVNVAFIHARQSSIAVRGIGNNPASDGLEGSAGVYLDNVYLGRPGMAVFDLLDIEQLELLRGPQGTLFGKNTTAGVLNISTRAPTFSPERSVEVSGGQNGYFQGKGTVSGALTETLAGRVSAYRTRDDGYIRNVYDDNDLNGGARQGIRGQLLFKPSEDFDLRWINDYNEEDSSNGSMVVYGATDRFWQRAAAVGASPIRDPDRKKVNINGRQNVSVHQGGSSVEANWNLDGGFKLTSISAYRYWHFTPANDEQLDVSAINNTGVEVHDRQFSQEIRLASPTGGAFDYVLGAYAFNQNLGNKTFTDYGPLADQYLLGTNLNALNNTYSKANGKIETDSFALFSQGTWHLTDRLDFTAGLRGTYEEKAAKVERFAPVGGATVAGVGAVVRRNQLGAYDSGDLSLYNFSPSALLSLSYQFDNDLLGYASLSHGEKSGGVNLAVASAPTAGADSLLVGPERANDAELGIKSTLFDNRLQLNTNLFWTGIHGYQATTLYQPPGSTQLVSVLSNAGSVRSRGLEFEATALPLRGLTLNFNGSYNDVTYLSFKDAPCPAEISTKPGAPATCDLTGENVVGASKWIANLNGEYAWNLDDGIRPYLTGSYAYRSEAEGTLDNSDLSKIDGYGLANFSVGLRKDLGDGQLDASVWLKNAFDKDYYLAAFASINGSYTASVGQPRTLGASLRYDF; from the coding sequence ATGAGTTCGAGACAGCATTTCCCCTCCATCGCCCCGCGCCGGCTGCGCGCGCCGGACTACGCCGTCGTCCTGCTGCTGGCCCTCGGCGGCGCGCTGCCGGTCCTCGCCGACGAGCAGGACGAGGACGCTACCACCGCGACGCCTGCCGCCACCGCCACCAAGGCCGAGCCCGCCAAGGCCGACGCCACCCTGGGCAAGGTCACCGTCACCGCCCGCCGCCGCGAGGAAGACTCGCAGAAGGTGCCGACGCCGATCACCGTGCTCGGCGGCGAGACCCTGGAAAGCCAGCGCATCTACAAGGTGCAGGACCTGCAGCAGGTGCTGCCGAGCGTCAACGTCGCCTTCATCCATGCGCGCCAGTCGAGCATCGCGGTGCGCGGCATCGGCAACAACCCGGCCAGCGACGGCCTGGAAGGCAGCGCCGGGGTCTACCTGGACAACGTCTACCTCGGCCGCCCCGGCATGGCGGTGTTCGACCTGCTGGACATCGAGCAGCTGGAACTGCTGCGCGGCCCGCAGGGCACGCTGTTCGGCAAGAACACCACCGCCGGTGTGCTGAACATCAGCACCCGCGCGCCGACCTTCAGCCCCGAGCGCAGCGTCGAGGTGTCCGGCGGCCAAAACGGCTACTTCCAGGGCAAGGGCACGGTCTCCGGCGCGCTGACCGAGACCCTGGCCGGGCGCGTGTCGGCCTACCGCACCCGCGACGACGGTTACATCAGGAACGTCTACGACGACAACGACCTCAACGGCGGCGCGCGCCAGGGCATCCGTGGCCAGTTGTTGTTCAAGCCCAGCGAGGACTTCGACCTGCGCTGGATCAACGACTACAACGAGGAGGATTCCAGCAACGGCAGCATGGTGGTGTACGGCGCCACCGACCGCTTCTGGCAGCGCGCCGCCGCCGTGGGTGCCTCGCCGATCCGCGATCCGGACCGCAAGAAGGTCAACATCAACGGCCGGCAGAACGTCAGCGTGCACCAGGGCGGCAGCTCGGTGGAGGCCAACTGGAACCTCGATGGCGGCTTCAAGCTGACCTCCATCAGCGCCTACCGCTACTGGCACTTCACCCCGGCCAACGACGAGCAGCTCGATGTCTCGGCGATCAACAACACCGGCGTGGAAGTCCACGACCGCCAGTTCTCCCAGGAGATCCGCCTGGCCTCGCCCACCGGCGGCGCCTTCGACTACGTGCTCGGCGCCTATGCGTTCAACCAGAACCTGGGCAACAAGACCTTTACCGACTACGGCCCGCTGGCCGACCAGTACCTGCTGGGCACCAACCTCAACGCGCTGAACAACACCTACTCCAAGGCCAACGGCAAGATCGAGACCGACAGCTTCGCGCTGTTCTCCCAGGGCACCTGGCACCTCACCGACAGGCTGGACTTCACCGCCGGCCTGCGCGGCACCTATGAGGAAAAGGCCGCCAAGGTCGAACGCTTCGCCCCGGTGGGCGGCGCGACGGTGGCCGGCGTCGGCGCGGTGGTACGGCGCAACCAGCTGGGCGCCTACGATTCCGGCGACCTCAGCCTGTACAACTTCTCGCCCTCGGCGCTGCTCAGCCTGAGCTACCAGTTCGACAACGATCTGCTCGGCTACGCCTCGCTGTCCCACGGCGAGAAGTCCGGCGGGGTGAATCTGGCCGTGGCCAGCGCACCGACCGCCGGGGCGGACTCGCTGCTGGTCGGCCCGGAGCGCGCCAACGATGCCGAGCTGGGGATCAAGTCGACCCTGTTCGACAACCGCCTGCAGCTCAATACCAACCTCTTCTGGACCGGCATCCACGGCTACCAGGCGACCACCCTGTACCAGCCGCCGGGCTCGACCCAACTGGTCTCGGTGCTCTCCAACGCCGGCAGCGTGCGCTCGCGCGGCCTGGAGTTCGAAGCCACGGCGCTGCCGCTACGCGGCCTGACGCTGAACTTCAACGGCTCCTACAACGACGTCACCTACCTGTCGTTCAAGGACGCCCCGTGCCCGGCGGAGATTTCCACTAAACCCGGCGCGCCGGCCACTTGCGACCTCACCGGGGAGAACGTGGTGGGCGCCTCGAAGTGGATCGCCAACCTCAATGGCGAATATGCCTGGAACCTCGACGACGGCATCCGCCCCTACCTGACCGGCAGCTACGCCTACCGCTCCGAGGCCGAGGGCACGCTGGACAACTCCGATCTCTCGAAGATCGACGGCTACGGCCTGGCGAACTTCTCCGTCGGCCTGCGCAAGGACCTCGGCGACGGCCAGCTGGACGCCTCGGTGTGGCTGAAGAACGCCTTCGACAAGGACTACTACCTGGCTGCCTTCGCCAGCATCAACGGCTCCTACACCGCCTCGGTGGGGCAGCCGCGCACGCTGGGGGCCTCGCTTCGTTACGACTTCTGA
- a CDS encoding TauD/TfdA dioxygenase family protein codes for MSNAAHAIPQQRIELDIHPVAGRIGAEIRGVTLSGDLDAATVEAIQAALVQHKVIFFRGQGQLDDAGQEAFAQRLGDPVAHPTVPVEEGTRYLLELDGAQGRRANSWHTDVTFVEAYPKASILRNVEAPEAGGDTVWANTATAYDDLTPELKVLADSLWAVHSNEYDYAGIRPNADPARLEEYRKVFTSTLYETEHPVVRVHPVSGERTLLLGHFVKRLKGLSQHDSAHLFAVLQSHVTRLENTVRWRWQSGDVAIWDNRATQHYAVDDYGTQPRIVRRVTLAGDVPVGVDGQRSRTIKKV; via the coding sequence ATGAGCAACGCAGCACACGCCATACCGCAACAGCGCATCGAACTCGACATCCATCCGGTGGCCGGCCGCATCGGCGCCGAAATCCGTGGCGTGACCCTTTCCGGCGATCTCGACGCCGCCACTGTCGAGGCGATCCAGGCCGCCCTGGTGCAGCACAAGGTGATCTTCTTCCGAGGCCAGGGACAGCTCGACGACGCGGGCCAGGAAGCCTTCGCCCAACGGCTCGGCGATCCGGTGGCGCACCCTACCGTGCCGGTGGAGGAGGGCACCCGTTACCTGCTGGAGCTGGACGGCGCCCAGGGCCGACGCGCCAACTCCTGGCACACCGACGTGACCTTCGTCGAGGCCTATCCCAAGGCTTCGATCCTGCGCAATGTGGAGGCGCCCGAGGCCGGTGGCGACACCGTGTGGGCGAACACCGCGACCGCCTACGACGACCTGACGCCGGAACTGAAAGTGCTGGCCGATTCGCTCTGGGCGGTGCACAGCAACGAGTACGACTACGCCGGCATCCGCCCGAACGCCGACCCGGCACGCCTGGAGGAATACCGCAAGGTGTTCACCTCGACCCTCTACGAGACCGAGCACCCGGTGGTGCGGGTACACCCGGTCAGCGGCGAGCGGACGCTGCTGCTGGGGCACTTCGTCAAACGCCTCAAGGGACTGTCGCAGCACGACTCGGCGCACCTCTTCGCGGTGCTGCAGAGCCACGTCACCCGCCTGGAGAACACCGTGCGCTGGCGCTGGCAGTCGGGCGACGTGGCGATCTGGGACAACCGCGCGACCCAGCACTATGCCGTGGACGACTACGGCACCCAACCGCGCATCGTGCGCCGCGTGACCCTGGCCGGCGACGTGCCGGTGGGCGTGGACGGGCAGCGCAGCCGGACGATCAAGAAGGTCTGA
- a CDS encoding TauD/TfdA dioxygenase family protein produces the protein MSQSAALRQPTPEPFAIVPLDAPLGAEVRGLDAREPLTPEQILAIRQAHRDHHILIFKHQQLDDEQYLRFATLFGAVFQPPADVPVLSSGADGKAPDIVRVANTGDGELGNFALPAHVDHQWTPVPSSGSFLYALEVPRTGGETLFTNLARAYATLDEATRAEIDPLRLINYNPFIRLKSGGYNGHFVRYRTPDIEPIQGTEHPLVRTHPESGRRVLFLSVHTEVEIPGHDPQQGAVLIERLREHLQRPELSYTHRWEVGDIVWWDNQATLHARNAFPASERRRLKRISLSGSRPF, from the coding sequence ATGAGCCAATCCGCCGCCCTCAGGCAACCCACCCCCGAACCCTTCGCCATCGTCCCCCTCGACGCCCCGCTGGGCGCCGAAGTGCGCGGCCTGGACGCCCGCGAGCCGCTGACCCCGGAGCAGATCCTGGCGATCAGGCAGGCCCACCGCGACCACCACATCCTGATCTTCAAGCACCAGCAGCTCGACGACGAGCAGTACCTGCGCTTCGCCACTCTGTTCGGCGCGGTGTTCCAGCCGCCGGCGGACGTGCCGGTGCTGTCCTCCGGCGCCGACGGCAAGGCGCCGGACATCGTCAGGGTGGCCAATACCGGCGACGGCGAGCTGGGCAACTTCGCCCTGCCGGCCCACGTCGATCACCAGTGGACGCCGGTGCCGTCTTCCGGCTCCTTCCTCTACGCGCTGGAGGTGCCCAGGACCGGCGGCGAAACCCTGTTCACCAACCTGGCTCGTGCCTACGCGACGCTGGACGAGGCGACCCGCGCCGAGATCGACCCGCTGCGCCTGATCAACTACAACCCGTTCATTCGCCTGAAGAGCGGCGGCTACAACGGCCACTTCGTGCGTTACCGCACGCCGGACATCGAGCCGATCCAGGGCACCGAGCACCCGCTGGTGCGCACCCATCCGGAAAGCGGCAGGCGCGTGCTGTTCCTCTCGGTGCACACCGAGGTGGAAATCCCCGGCCATGATCCGCAGCAGGGCGCGGTGCTGATCGAGCGGTTGCGCGAGCACCTGCAGCGGCCGGAGCTGAGCTACACGCACCGGTGGGAAGTGGGCGATATCGTCTGGTGGGACAACCAGGCCACGCTGCATGCGCGCAACGCGTTCCCGGCCAGCGAGCGGCGGCGCCTCAAGCGAATCAGCCTGAGTGGCAGCCGACCTTTCTAA
- a CDS encoding 8-oxoguanine deaminase — MPSTRLWLRNPLAVFTANDQDARGGIVVQDGRIVELVAAGQQPKAPCEQTFDASQHVLTPGLINTHHHFYQTLTRAWAPVVNQPLFPWLKTLYPVWARLTPDQLAVATKVALAELLLSGCTTAADHHYLFPDGLEQAIDVQAGVVTELGMRAMLTRGSMSLGEADGGLPPQQTVQSAEAILDDSQRLIREYHQRGDGAQVQIALAPCSPFSVTPEIMRASAELAEREDVRLHTHLAETLDEEDFCLQRFGQRTVDYLDSVGWLGSRTWLAHGIHFNDEEIRRLGEAGTGVCHCPSSNMRLASGICPTVALEEAGAPVGIGVDGSASNDASNMILEARQALYIQRLRYGAEQITPERALGWATKGSARLIGRSDIGELAVGKQADLALFKLDELRFSGSHDPLSALLLCGADKADRIMIGGTWRVIDGEVEGLDLKRLIADHTQAARKLLGTL; from the coding sequence ATGCCTTCTACCCGTCTCTGGCTGCGCAACCCGCTCGCCGTCTTCACTGCCAACGATCAGGACGCCCGTGGCGGCATCGTCGTGCAGGACGGCCGCATCGTCGAACTGGTCGCCGCCGGCCAGCAGCCCAAGGCTCCCTGTGAGCAGACCTTCGATGCCAGCCAGCACGTACTGACTCCCGGCCTGATCAACACTCACCACCACTTCTACCAGACCCTCACCCGCGCCTGGGCGCCGGTGGTGAACCAGCCGCTGTTCCCCTGGCTGAAGACCCTCTACCCGGTGTGGGCGCGCCTGACCCCCGACCAGTTGGCGGTGGCGACCAAGGTCGCCCTGGCCGAGCTGCTGCTGTCGGGCTGCACCACCGCCGCCGACCACCACTACCTGTTCCCCGATGGCCTGGAGCAGGCCATCGACGTGCAGGCCGGCGTGGTCACCGAACTGGGCATGCGCGCCATGCTCACCCGTGGCTCCATGAGCCTGGGCGAGGCCGACGGCGGCCTGCCGCCGCAGCAGACCGTGCAGAGCGCCGAAGCCATCCTCGACGACAGCCAGCGGCTGATCCGCGAGTACCACCAGCGCGGCGACGGCGCCCAGGTGCAGATCGCCCTGGCGCCCTGCTCGCCGTTCTCGGTCACCCCGGAAATCATGCGCGCCAGCGCCGAGCTGGCCGAGCGCGAAGACGTACGCCTGCACACCCACCTCGCCGAAACCCTCGACGAGGAAGACTTCTGCCTGCAGCGCTTCGGCCAGCGCACCGTGGACTACCTGGACAGCGTCGGCTGGCTCGGCTCGCGCACCTGGCTGGCCCACGGCATCCACTTCAACGACGAGGAAATCCGTCGCCTGGGCGAAGCCGGCACCGGCGTCTGCCACTGCCCCAGCTCGAACATGCGCCTGGCCTCGGGCATCTGCCCGACCGTGGCCCTGGAAGAAGCCGGCGCGCCGGTGGGCATCGGCGTGGACGGCTCGGCCTCCAACGACGCCTCCAACATGATCCTCGAAGCCCGCCAGGCCCTGTACATCCAGCGCCTGCGCTATGGCGCCGAACAGATCACCCCGGAACGCGCGCTGGGCTGGGCCACCAAGGGTTCGGCCAGGCTCATCGGCCGCAGCGACATCGGCGAACTGGCGGTGGGCAAGCAGGCGGACCTGGCGCTGTTCAAGCTCGACGAACTGCGCTTCTCCGGCAGCCACGATCCGCTGTCGGCACTGCTGCTGTGCGGCGCCGACAAGGCCGACCGGATCATGATCGGCGGCACCTGGCGGGTCATCGACGGCGAAGTCGAAGGCCTCGACCTCAAGCGCCTGATCGCCGACCACACCCAGGCCGCGCGCAAGCTGCTCGGCACGCTCTAA
- a CDS encoding SDR family oxidoreductase — MTTPKSALIIGASRGLGLGLVRELLGRGWDVTATVRDAAHPGDLAGLPVRVEALLLDDIHSQDRLAETLAGARFDLVFINAGIYGPAHQSAIDANLADIGQLFMVNAVAPLRLAERLLPRIDGERGVLAFMTSELGSVAGNESGGMALYRASKAALNSLTRSFVGELGETGLTVLNLHPGWVRTDMGGEAAPLDVPTSVKGLADQVEGHAGRGGQFYLDYQGTTIDW; from the coding sequence ATGACCACCCCGAAATCCGCCCTGATCATCGGCGCCTCGCGTGGCCTCGGCCTGGGCCTGGTGCGCGAGCTGCTCGGCCGAGGCTGGGACGTCACCGCAACCGTGCGCGACGCCGCCCACCCCGGCGACCTGGCCGGCCTGCCGGTGCGCGTCGAAGCGCTGCTGCTGGATGACATCCACTCCCAGGACCGCCTCGCCGAAACCCTGGCCGGCGCGCGCTTCGACCTGGTCTTCATCAACGCCGGCATCTACGGCCCGGCGCACCAGTCGGCCATCGATGCCAACCTGGCCGACATCGGCCAGCTGTTCATGGTCAACGCCGTGGCGCCGCTGCGCCTGGCCGAGCGCCTGTTGCCGCGCATCGATGGCGAGCGCGGCGTATTGGCCTTCATGACCTCGGAGCTGGGCAGCGTCGCCGGTAACGAGTCCGGCGGCATGGCGCTGTACCGCGCGAGCAAGGCGGCGCTCAATTCGCTGACCCGCAGCTTCGTCGGCGAACTGGGTGAAACCGGCCTCACCGTGCTCAACCTGCACCCCGGCTGGGTGCGCACCGACATGGGCGGCGAAGCCGCGCCGCTGGATGTTCCGACCAGCGTGAAAGGCCTCGCCGATCAGGTCGAAGGCCACGCCGGCCGTGGCGGCCAGTTCTACCTGGACTACCAGGGGACGACGATCGACTGGTGA
- a CDS encoding MFS transporter — protein MDSASAVSASAAPRTTSQRIKSIFSGSVGNLVEWYDWYVYAAFSLYFAKAFFPQGDMTAQLLNTAAIFAVGFLMRPIGGWLMGIYADRKGRKAALLASVLLMCFGSLIIALTPSYETIGVGAPILLVLARLLQGLSVGGEYGTSATYLSEMANKEQRGFFSSFQYVTLISGQLIALAVLIVLQQTLSVEQLESWGWRVPFFIGALCAVTAMYLRRGMEETESFTTKKEEPKESLMRSLMRHPKEVLTVVGLTMGGTLAFYTYTTYMQKYLVNTVGMSKSDSTMISAATLFLFMLLQPIVGALSDKIGRRPILIAFGVLGTIFTYPILSTLHSIDTWWGAFFLIMAALVIVSGYTSINAVVKAELFPTEIRALGVGLPYALTVSIFGGTAEYVALWFKSIGMESGFYWYVTACIACSLLVYVTMKDTQKHSKIVTD, from the coding sequence ATGGATAGCGCAAGCGCCGTCTCCGCTTCTGCCGCCCCCCGTACGACTTCCCAGCGCATCAAGTCGATCTTCAGCGGCTCGGTAGGCAACCTGGTCGAGTGGTACGACTGGTACGTCTACGCCGCCTTCTCGCTGTATTTCGCCAAGGCGTTCTTCCCCCAGGGCGACATGACCGCCCAGTTGCTGAACACCGCCGCGATCTTCGCCGTGGGCTTCCTGATGCGCCCGATCGGCGGCTGGCTGATGGGCATCTACGCCGACCGCAAGGGCCGCAAGGCGGCGCTGCTGGCCTCGGTCCTGCTGATGTGCTTCGGCTCGCTGATCATCGCCCTGACCCCCAGCTATGAAACCATCGGCGTCGGCGCCCCGATCCTGCTGGTGCTCGCGCGCCTGCTGCAGGGCCTGTCGGTCGGCGGCGAATACGGCACTTCCGCTACCTACCTGAGCGAGATGGCCAACAAGGAGCAGCGCGGCTTCTTCTCCAGCTTCCAGTACGTGACCCTGATCTCCGGCCAGCTCATCGCCCTGGCGGTGCTGATCGTGCTGCAACAGACCCTGAGCGTCGAGCAGCTGGAAAGCTGGGGCTGGCGCGTGCCCTTCTTCATCGGTGCGCTGTGCGCGGTAACCGCCATGTACCTGCGTCGCGGCATGGAAGAGACCGAGTCCTTCACCACCAAGAAGGAAGAGCCCAAGGAAAGCCTGATGCGCTCGCTGATGCGCCATCCCAAGGAAGTGCTCACCGTGGTCGGCCTGACCATGGGCGGCACCCTGGCCTTCTACACCTACACCACCTACATGCAGAAGTACCTGGTGAATACGGTGGGGATGAGCAAGAGCGACTCGACCATGATCTCGGCGGCCACCCTGTTCCTGTTCATGCTGCTGCAGCCCATCGTCGGCGCACTATCGGACAAGATAGGCCGTCGTCCGATCCTGATCGCCTTCGGCGTGCTGGGCACGATCTTCACCTACCCGATCCTCAGCACCCTGCACAGCATCGACACCTGGTGGGGCGCGTTCTTCCTGATCATGGCCGCGCTGGTCATCGTCAGCGGCTACACCTCGATCAACGCCGTGGTGAAAGCCGAACTGTTCCCCACCGAGATCCGCGCCCTGGGCGTGGGGCTGCCGTACGCGCTGACCGTGTCCATCTTCGGCGGCACCGCCGAGTACGTGGCGCTGTGGTTCAAGAGCATCGGCATGGAGAGCGGCTTCTACTGGTACGTCACCGCGTGCATCGCCTGCTCGCTGCTGGTGTACGTGACCATGAAGGACACCCAGAAGCACTCGAAGATCGTCACCGACTGA
- a CDS encoding AraC family transcriptional regulator, which yields MPMKGQAPELQRLIPVLERLPRPVYARAERLRAGSWTSKHHHAWVQLSYAITGVLGVHTAEGSFFAPPQRAIWIPAYLDHEVVTSTQAEMRSLYIRDDACDWAPDRCRVLEVTPLARELIKSFCELPVDYPQGDSAESRLVEVLLDQLRTLPEVAFSLPMPQEGRLLQLCQTLIEHPTDSQTLGDWAQRIGTSEKTLSRLFQRETGMTFRLWRQRQRLLASLGSLEAGDSVTTAALDCGYDSTSAYIASFKGLFGFTPGDLFRQR from the coding sequence ATACCGATGAAAGGACAAGCTCCCGAACTGCAACGCCTGATCCCGGTGCTCGAACGCCTGCCACGGCCGGTCTATGCCCGCGCCGAGCGGCTGCGTGCGGGCTCCTGGACCAGCAAGCACCATCACGCCTGGGTGCAACTGTCCTACGCCATTACCGGCGTGCTCGGCGTGCATACCGCCGAGGGCAGCTTCTTCGCGCCGCCGCAGCGGGCGATCTGGATTCCCGCCTACCTCGACCATGAAGTGGTGACCTCGACCCAGGCCGAAATGCGCAGCCTGTACATCCGCGACGACGCCTGCGACTGGGCCCCGGACCGCTGCCGGGTGCTGGAGGTGACGCCGCTGGCCCGCGAGCTGATCAAGAGTTTCTGCGAGCTGCCGGTGGACTATCCCCAGGGCGACAGCGCCGAGTCGCGGCTGGTGGAGGTGCTGCTGGACCAGTTGCGCACCCTGCCGGAAGTCGCCTTCTCCCTGCCGATGCCGCAGGAAGGCCGACTGCTGCAACTGTGCCAGACGCTGATCGAGCACCCCACCGACAGCCAGACCCTGGGCGACTGGGCGCAGCGCATCGGCACGTCGGAGAAGACCCTGTCGCGGCTGTTCCAGCGCGAAACCGGGATGACCTTCCGCCTCTGGCGCCAGCGCCAGCGTCTGCTCGCCTCCCTCGGCTCGCTGGAGGCCGGGGACAGCGTCACCACCGCGGCGCTGGATTGCGGGTATGACTCGACCTCGGCCTATATCGCCTCGTTCAAGGGGTTGTTCGGGTTTACACCCGGGGATCTGTTCCGGCAGCGCTGA
- a CDS encoding gamma-glutamyltransferase family protein, producing MLSFSAQEYPYPSQRSLVFGRRGMVATSQPLAAQVGLDMLRRGGNAIDAAIATAAALTVVEPTGCGIGGDAFALVWVKDRLYGLDASGHAPQKLSIEAVQAAGHSKMPLYGWTPVTVPGCPAAWAELSRRFGRLPFAELLAPAIELARDGFPVSPVIAGLWQGGLDKFRAARPQHPELQTWFDEFLLDGRAPFAGEIFANPAQADTLQALADSQCESFYRGDLARTLAAHAERSGGYLRADDLALYQPHWVEPISLNYRGYDVWEIPPAGQGLVALMALNILKGFDFGDRDSPETWHRQLEAMKLAYADGRAYIGQPDCMRVSVADLLSDDYAARRRALIGARALEPHPGKPKSGGTVYLATADEEGNMVSFIQSNYHGFGSGVVVPGTGIALQNRGAEFSLDAQHVNGLKPGKKTFHTIIPGFLSKNGVPLGPFGVMGAYMQPQGHVQMVMNLVDFGLNPQAALDAPRWQWLGDKRVGIEYHAPRSLAAVLTRRGHHVEVAHDLTTYGRGQIVLRDPVSGVLCAGTEPRTDAHIAVW from the coding sequence ATGCTCAGTTTTTCCGCCCAGGAATATCCCTATCCCTCGCAGCGCTCGCTGGTCTTTGGCCGCCGTGGGATGGTCGCCACCTCGCAGCCGCTGGCGGCGCAGGTCGGGCTGGACATGCTCAGGCGCGGCGGCAACGCCATCGATGCGGCCATCGCCACGGCAGCGGCCTTGACCGTGGTCGAGCCCACCGGTTGCGGCATCGGCGGTGACGCCTTCGCCCTGGTCTGGGTGAAGGACCGGCTCTACGGCCTGGATGCCAGCGGCCACGCGCCGCAGAAGCTGAGCATCGAGGCGGTGCAGGCCGCCGGCCATTCGAAGATGCCGCTGTACGGCTGGACTCCGGTGACCGTGCCGGGCTGCCCGGCGGCCTGGGCGGAGCTGTCGCGGCGCTTCGGCCGCCTGCCGTTCGCCGAGCTGCTGGCGCCGGCCATCGAGCTCGCGCGCGATGGCTTCCCGGTGTCGCCGGTGATCGCCGGCCTGTGGCAGGGCGGCCTGGACAAGTTCCGCGCGGCGCGGCCGCAGCATCCCGAGTTGCAGACCTGGTTCGACGAATTCCTCCTCGACGGCCGCGCGCCTTTCGCCGGCGAAATCTTCGCCAATCCGGCCCAGGCCGATACCCTGCAAGCCCTCGCCGACAGCCAGTGCGAAAGCTTCTACCGGGGCGATCTCGCGCGCACCCTCGCCGCCCATGCCGAGCGCAGTGGCGGCTATCTGCGCGCCGATGACCTGGCGCTCTACCAGCCACACTGGGTCGAGCCGATCTCGCTGAACTACCGTGGCTACGACGTCTGGGAAATCCCGCCCGCCGGCCAGGGCCTGGTGGCGCTGATGGCGCTGAACATCCTCAAGGGCTTCGACTTCGGCGACCGCGACAGTCCGGAAACCTGGCACCGCCAACTGGAGGCGATGAAGCTCGCCTATGCCGACGGCCGCGCCTACATCGGCCAGCCGGACTGCATGCGCGTCAGCGTGGCCGATCTGCTCAGCGACGACTATGCCGCCCGCCGCCGCGCGCTGATCGGCGCGCGGGCGCTGGAGCCGCATCCGGGCAAGCCGAAGTCCGGCGGCACCGTGTACCTCGCCACCGCCGACGAGGAGGGCAACATGGTCTCCTTCATCCAGAGCAACTACCACGGCTTCGGCTCCGGCGTGGTGGTGCCCGGTACCGGCATCGCGCTGCAGAACCGTGGCGCCGAGTTCAGCCTCGATGCGCAGCACGTGAATGGCCTGAAACCGGGCAAGAAGACCTTCCACACCATCATCCCCGGCTTCCTCAGCAAGAACGGCGTGCCGCTCGGCCCGTTCGGCGTGATGGGCGCCTACATGCAGCCGCAGGGGCACGTGCAGATGGTGATGAACCTGGTCGATTTCGGCCTCAACCCGCAGGCCGCGCTCGACGCGCCGCGCTGGCAGTGGCTGGGGGACAAGCGCGTGGGCATCGAATACCACGCGCCGCGCAGCCTGGCGGCGGTGCTGACGCGCCGTGGCCACCACGTCGAAGTGGCCCATGACCTGACCACCTATGGCCGTGGCCAGATCGTCCTGCGCGATCCGGTGAGCGGCGTACTCTGCGCTGGCACCGAGCCGCGCACCGACGCGCACATCGCCGTCTGGTAA